One stretch of Astatotilapia calliptera chromosome 3, fAstCal1.2, whole genome shotgun sequence DNA includes these proteins:
- the LOC113019639 gene encoding uncharacterized protein LOC113019639 codes for MLGQQHGIMEVRAMCIKLLILLCTHYQEVDAVSLRIVPNRLQFFEYESVIFYCEDAVYWEVVHNSKGKINSCSHNNQGKAGSLCIIKSVYPDDGGERWCETKGANRSDSINITVTAGSVVLESPAVPVMQGEAVTLRCKNKSVSSNFTSNFYKDGAHVHSSATEDMIIHRVSKSDEGLYTFNISGGGQSLESWLSVTAHSESLNKMPCATSWIIATISLSALLLVVGLHHFGKCRQGGVSLCQSTKVDDSRSFEDQTVSTEASTVNAVKETHAVVRKNRASLCLSAKEYSLIEDQTEPGPITRMPSTCINQPVSADPFYSIIS; via the exons ATGTTAGG TCAGCAGCACGGCATCATGGAGGTCAGAGCTATGTGCATCAAATTAT TGATCCTGCTGTGTACACATTACCAGGAAGTTG atgCAGTTTCTCTTCGTATCGTTCCAAACAGATTGCAGTTCTTTGAATATGAATCAGTGATATTTtactgtgaggatgctgtttatTGGGAAGTTGTGCATAATTCCAAAGGGAAAATAAACTCATGCAGTCACAACAACCAGGGAAAAGCAGGATCATTGTGCATAATAAAAAGTGTGTATCCAGATGACGGTGGAGAGCGCTGGTGTGAGACTAAAGGAGCAAACAGAAGCGACAGCATCAACATTACTGTTACTG CTGGATCTGTGGTCCTGGAGAGTCCTGCTGTTCCTGTGATGCAGGGTGAAGCTGTGACTCTTcgctgcaaaaacaaaagtgtttccTCCAACTTCACCTCTAATTTTTATAAAGATGGAGCTCATGTTCACAGCAGCGCCACAGAAGACATGATAATCCACAGAGTTTCAAAGTCAGATGAGGGACTTTACACGTTCAACATCTCAGGAGGTGGACAGTCACTGGAGAGCTGGCTCAGTGTCACAG CTCATTCAGAAAGTCTCAACAAGATGCCATGTGCCACATCTTGGATCATTGCCACTATTTCATTGAGTGCTCTGTTGTTGGTGGTGGGACTGCATCACTTTGGTAAATGTCGCCAGGgcggag TGTCACTCTGTCAGTCAACAAAGGTAGATGATTCTCGCTCATTCGAGGATCAAAcag tttcAACAGAAGCCAGTACAGTGAATGCAGTGAAAGAAACACATGCTGTTGTAAGAAAAAACAGAG catcactctgtcTGTCAGCAAAGGAATATAGTTTGATCGAGGATCAAACAG AACCGGGACCCATCACAAGAATGCCCTCAACATGTATCAACCAACCTGTATCAGCAGATCCCTTCTATTCTATAATATCATAG
- the LOC113015380 gene encoding uncharacterized protein LOC113015380 gives MLYFPPGLRSSPSVEVGSFLQQQLCFSIYNLYIVDSQRSYRKHLLVGLRQDIMEVRALCIRLLIIVLILQCAHDQKVDAVSLRIVPNKSQFFEYESASFYCGEISHGHVLYKMTEEAKQCNKTSKKTTGSECTITPDIYGNPLHALDSGEYWCGTAGGKRSNNIGITVTAGSVILGIAAVPVMEGDAVTLRCRNKILSSSIAADFYKYGCHIGSSSRGNLTITRVSKSDEGLYKCKISGGGESPESWLSVSAPCLTASTPWIIATILLTTLIIVVMGLYLFCKDWYRAYGSGPTEDQTGQNTNNEAELCPNPVYDSLGQGGTQPLAETVKSAVAYKPSQDIYQPVAEEPFYSTIKKHAHH, from the exons CAACAGCTCTGCTTCTCTATTTACAATCTTTACATAGTTGATTCACAAAGGTCATACAGGAAGCATCTATTGGTTGGTCTCCGGCAAGACATCATGGAGGTCAGAGCTCTGTGCATCAGACTGT tgaTAATTGTGCTGATCCTGCAGTGTGCACATGATCAGAAAGTTG ATGCAGTTTCTCTTCGTATTGTTCCAAACAAATCCCAGTTTTTTGAATATGAGTCAGCCAGCTTTTACTGTGGGGAGATCTCTCATGGACATGTGTTATATAAGATGACAGAGGAAGCAAAGCAATGCAACAAAACCAGCAAGAAAACAACAGGTTCAGAGTGTAcaattacc cccgacatttacggtaatCCTCTTCATGCACTTGACAGTGGAGAATACTGGTGTGGGACAGCAGGAGGGAAGAGAAGCAACAATATCGGCATCACTGTCACTG CTGGTTCTGTTATTCTGGGGATTGCTGCTgttcctgtgatggagggagatgctGTGACTCTACGCTGCAGAAACAAGATCCTTTCCTCCAGCATCGCAGCTGATTTCTATAAATATGGGTGTCACATAGGGAGCAGCTCAAGAGGAAACTTGACCATCACCAGAGTTTCCAAGTCTGATGAAGGACTTTACAAATGTAAGATCTCAGGAGGTGGAGAATCCCCAGAAAGctggctgtctgtctctgcgcCATGTCTcacag CTTCCACACCCTGGATAATTGCTACTATTTTACTGACCACTCTGATTATTGTGGTGATGGGACTCTATCTCTTCTGCAAAGATTGGtacag GGCATATGGTTCAGGCCCAACTGAAGATCAAACAGGACAGAACACAAACA ATGAAGCTGAATTGTGTCCTAATCCAGTTTATGATTCTTTGGGCCAGGGTGGCACTCAACCTCTTG CAGAAACAGTGAAATCTGCTGTTGCATACAAACCTTCACAAGATATCTACCAACCTGTGGCAGAGGAACCTTTCTATTCTACAATTAAAAAACATGCCCATCACTGA